The window CTTGGCCCAGCCATCCATGACGCCCGACAGCAGCCGGTCGAGGTCGGATTCGAGCGACAGCTTCAGCCAGTACTGGGCCTTGGTGAAATCCTTCTTGTGGAAGGAATCGACCGCGAGCGCCAGCCGCGAGAAGCGCTCGACATCCGGCACTTCCTTGAGCTTGTCGGCGTAGACCAGCGATTCCTCGAAGTGGCCTTGCGCGATCAGCGCCAGCATCAGGCTCTGCTGCAGCTCGGGGTCGCCCGGCGCGAAGGCCAGCGCCTGCTTGTAATAGGCGATGGCGTTGTCGAGGTCGTTGTCGCTTTCGGCGGTATGGGCGGCGAGATAGGCGCCCGAGAAGGACGTGATCTGGACCGGTTGGGCGGTTTCCTTGGCCTGGGCAGGCAGCGCCGAAAGCGCCACACCCGTCAGAAATGCCAGCCTCTTCAGCCAGCGCGAACGTCCTTGCCGCATCTTATCCCTTTCAGTCAGACGCGATCCCGCCCTCGGCGGACCGCCCTTAGACTCGACCTTTTCCGAACAAAGCATGGCCTTTTTGGGGTCATGCTTCAATGCGGCGCGAATCACAATCCGATCATCCCGCATAACAAACGACGGCAAGCACGGGAAATATCCTCCTGCGAGACCGAATGCGCCAGACGGTTCGGCTTAAAGGCGCGTGCCGCTAAAGCCGCTCGCTGCCACCGTGCCGCACAGTTCAAACCACTCGCAACCCGGACACGCGGTGCGCGTCAGGCCGGAAGAAAACGCTTTCCGCATCCGCGCCAGGCTCGGGGCATCCAACCCAAGCCGATCGCCGGTAAGGACGGTCCTGCCGAGCAGCTCGCCGATATCGCGCGCCGCGAGTTCGTCCCGCTCGGTTGCGCTTTCGCCCCGGCAGTGCGGCTCCGGCTCGTTGAGCAGCGGCGCGCAAATATCGTCGGCCCCGGAAACGATCAGAAAATCCTCGCCCCCGCCAAGACGCGCTACGATCCCATCATAGTTGGCGGTGAAGGCGGGGCTGTATCCCTTGCCGACATAGGTCAGCAGGCAAAGCAGGTGGTGGGCGCGGAGCCGGACGGTCATCGGTCCTCAGGATGCACCGGCTGCCTTAGTGCCGGAGAACAGCTTGAGTGTCGCGGCGCCCAGCGCCGACTTCAGTAAGCCGCCGACGATGAACGGCAGGAAGCCGAAGGTGATGGCTTTCCCGGCGCCGATGATGACGGCGAGCCACGCCGTGCCGAGGACCAGGCACAGGAGATTGCCTAGCAGCATGGCGGCGAAAGCAAGCATGACCCGATTGCCGTTCCAGCCGCGCTCGGCCAGCCAGCCGACGAGAGCGCCGACAACCGGAAACGAAAACAGATAGCCGCCCGTCGGACCGACGAAATGCTGCATACCGGCCGCACCGCCGGCCAGCACCGGAAAGCCCGCCGCGGCCTCGACCAGCCAGGCGGCGATGGTGAGCGCGCCGAAACGCCAGCCATAGAGGGCGCCGACCAGCGTCACTGCGAAGGTCTGCATGGTGACAGGCACCGGCACCATAGGCACCTCGATGTAGGACGACAGCGCCAGGAACAGCGTGCCGAGTGCGACGGCCACGACCTGCCAGGCGAGCGAACGGCCATCCAGCCTGAATGGGCTGAAGGAGGGCTTGCGGGTCGGATGTGCAAAGTTGGTCACGGTGATTTCCCTGTTTGTTGAAATTATAGATAATTATCTATTTCGATCTATTATCGAATCCACATTTTTAGCTGGATAGCAAGCGCCTGCCCTGCGAAAAGCAGGTGGACCATCCGCGACGCTAACCATTCAGGTATCACCTGGACGCCAAAAGCCGACATTTTACGGAGACGGAACGCCAGCCGCGCTCGCTATCCGACGATGGCGAAGGCGTCGCGGGTTCTGCCGGAGGCGGTCTTGACAGGCTTCTGGCCGATCCATTGCACGTGCCGGCCAAGCGTGGCCATGGCCGATTCCCTGTTGCCCTGCCTGAGCGCGCTCAAAATCGCGCGGTGATCCTGATCGGTGCGGGTTTCCCATTCGGAGCGCCAGGCCGCAAACAGGAAGCGGGCGCTTGCGGCATGCAGATCATCGATCGTGGAAAGCAGGCGCGGCATGTTGCAGGGCGCCAGGATAAGCCGGTGGAAGGTGCGATTGGCCTCCTCCCAGGAGCGGACGTCACGGGACTTGTCGCCGGCCTTGGTCGCCTCCTCGGCCTGGTCGAGGATGGCGGGCGTCAGGTGCGGCGCGGCGTGGCGCAAAGCCAGCACTTCGAGCGCTGCCCGCATCTCGGCCACCTCCCTCACCTCGCTGAGATCGAAGGCAGCGACGCGCACGCCGCGGCGCGGTTCGCTGATTGCCAGACCTTGCGCCTCGAGACGGCGAAAAGCCTCCCGCACCGGGACGTGGCTGGTGTTGAATTCTTCCGCGACATGGTCCTGGCGTAGCCGCGACCCCGGCTCGATGGCGCCCGATATGATGCGGTCCGCCAGTGCCTTGCTGATGCGGACGGCGATGGTGTCGTCTGAACTGGCCATGTTTTATAGATAATTTGTGGAGCCGTCGGTTGTCGAGACGATCGAGCCGGGATTCACAGGTACCTCCCGGCGGATGCCGGGAGCAAGGCCTGGAATCCGGCAGGCTCTCAGTTCACCCGGCTGATGCAGAAATCGATGACGTCGATCAGCGCCGATTTTTGCGGCGTCGCTTCCAGCGGCGCCAGCGCATCCCTGGCGATCTCGCCGAAATGGCGGGCGCGGCCTATCGTGTCGGCGATGGCGCCATGGCGGATCATCAGGCCGATCGCCTTCTCCAGCCCGGCATCGTCAGTGACATTGTCCTCGATGGCGCGCTTCCAGAAGGTGCGCTCGGCCTTGGTGCCGCGCCGGTAGGCGAGGATCACCGGCAGCGTCACCTTGCCTTCGCGAAAATCGTCGCCGACATTCTTGCCGAGATCCTTGCTGGTGCCGCCATAATCGAGCGCATCGTCGATAAGCTGGAAGGCGAGGCCGAGATTCATGCCGTAGGAGCGCAGCGCGACGCGGTCGGTCCGCGAGGCCTGGGCAATGACCGGGCCGACCTCGGCGGCGGCCGAAAACAGCGCCGCGGTCTTGGCCTTGATGACGGCGAAATGCTCGTCCTCGGTGGTCTCCAGGTTCTTGGCGGCGGCAAGCTGCATCACCTCGCCCTCGGCGATGATCGAAGCAGCGCTGGACAGGATGTCGAGGGCTTCCAGCGAGCCGACCTCGACCATCATGCGAAAGGCCTGGCCGAGCAGGAAATCGCCGACCAGCACGCTTGCCTGGTTGCCCCAGATCATGCGCGCGGTCTTCTTGCCGCGGCGCAGCGCGCTTTCATCGACGACATCGTCGTGAAGCAGCGTTGCGGTGTGCATGAACTCGACCGCGGTCGCCAGCTTGACATGGCCCTCGCCCGAATAGCCGAACATCTGGGCGGCGGCGAGCGTCAGCATCGGCCGCAGCCGCTTGCCGCCTGACGAGATCAGGTGGTTGGCGATCTCCGGGATCATCTCGACGTCGGAGCCGGCCTTGGACAGGATCAGCTCGTTGACTCGGCCCATGTCGGCGGCCGTCAGATCGATGAGATCCTTGATGGAGGCGGGTTCCCGCTTCCCGTTTTCAATGTTGAGAACGACACCCACCACGATCACTCCCGTCTAATCCACGCGCACGACGGCACCCCTTGTCCCGGCGGGACTCTAGGGCGGCACTACCGGGCACGGCAAGAGGCGAATTGGCGCGGCTGTTCCCGTGTGACGTGCGGCATGCGTTTACATCAACGCCGCAAACTGCGAGTTTCATTCCATGATCGAGCTCATCCGCACCAACGACGCCGTCGTCATCTCCTTCGTCGAATCGCTGATGCGCGACGCCGGCATCGCCTGTTTCGTCGCCGACCAGAACATGAGCGTGCTCGACGGCTCGCTCGGCATCCTGCCGCGGCGCGTCATGGTCGATGC is drawn from Mesorhizobium sp. B1-1-8 and contains these coding sequences:
- a CDS encoding biotin transporter BioY translates to MTNFAHPTRKPSFSPFRLDGRSLAWQVVAVALGTLFLALSSYIEVPMVPVPVTMQTFAVTLVGALYGWRFGALTIAAWLVEAAAGFPVLAGGAAGMQHFVGPTGGYLFSFPVVGALVGWLAERGWNGNRVMLAFAAMLLGNLLCLVLGTAWLAVIIGAGKAITFGFLPFIVGGLLKSALGAATLKLFSGTKAAGAS
- a CDS encoding GntR family transcriptional regulator — encoded protein: MASSDDTIAVRISKALADRIISGAIEPGSRLRQDHVAEEFNTSHVPVREAFRRLEAQGLAISEPRRGVRVAAFDLSEVREVAEMRAALEVLALRHAAPHLTPAILDQAEEATKAGDKSRDVRSWEEANRTFHRLILAPCNMPRLLSTIDDLHAASARFLFAAWRSEWETRTDQDHRAILSALRQGNRESAMATLGRHVQWIGQKPVKTASGRTRDAFAIVG
- a CDS encoding polyprenyl synthetase family protein, encoding MGVVLNIENGKREPASIKDLIDLTAADMGRVNELILSKAGSDVEMIPEIANHLISSGGKRLRPMLTLAAAQMFGYSGEGHVKLATAVEFMHTATLLHDDVVDESALRRGKKTARMIWGNQASVLVGDFLLGQAFRMMVEVGSLEALDILSSAASIIAEGEVMQLAAAKNLETTEDEHFAVIKAKTAALFSAAAEVGPVIAQASRTDRVALRSYGMNLGLAFQLIDDALDYGGTSKDLGKNVGDDFREGKVTLPVILAYRRGTKAERTFWKRAIEDNVTDDAGLEKAIGLMIRHGAIADTIGRARHFGEIARDALAPLEATPQKSALIDVIDFCISRVN
- a CDS encoding DUF2007 domain-containing protein, producing the protein MIELIRTNDAVVISFVESLMRDAGIACFVADQNMSVLDGSLGILPRRVMVDADKADAARRILKDAGIENEIRQN
- a CDS encoding DUF1284 domain-containing protein produces the protein MTVRLRAHHLLCLLTYVGKGYSPAFTANYDGIVARLGGGEDFLIVSGADDICAPLLNEPEPHCRGESATERDELAARDIGELLGRTVLTGDRLGLDAPSLARMRKAFSSGLTRTACPGCEWFELCGTVAASGFSGTRL